The stretch of DNA CCAGGGCAGCCCCACGCCCACTGCAACCCTGACGCCCACGGCAACCCCCACGCCCAGGGCAGCCCCATGCCCACGGCAACCCCCACGCCCAGGGCAGCCCCACGCCCACGGCAACCCCCACGCCCAGGGCAGCCCCACGCCCACTGCAACCACCATCCCACGGCAGCCCCACGCCCACTGCAACCACCATCCCACGGCAGCCCCCACGCCCACTGCAACCCCCACGCCCAGGGCAGCCCCTAGGCCACGGCAACCCCCACGCCCAGGGCAGCCCCACACCCACTGCAACCCCCATGCCCAGGGCAGCCCCTCGCCCACTGCAACCCCTAGCCCCTGGCCGCCCCCAGCCCACTGCAGCCCCCACGCCCAGGGCAGCCCCACGCCCACTGCAGCCCCCACGCCCAGGGCAGCCCCACGCCCACTGCAACCCCCACGCCCAGGGCAGCCCCACGCCCACTGCAACCCCCACGCCCAGGGCAGCCCCACGCCCACTGCAACCACCATCCCATGGCAGCCCCTTGCCCACTGCAACCCCTAGCCCCGGGCCGCCCCATACCCACAGCAACCCCCAGACCCACTGCAGCCCCTACACCCCGGGCCGCCCCCAGACCCACCGCAGCCCCTGGGGGCGCAGAGGGAACAAGTCCCCAGCTGCAGGGGCCGTGCAACCCTGGCTCCTTCCCCCTCCGGCCTGGCCTCCCCTCCAGCCACCTGCCGGACGCAGGGCTCGGGCCCAGCCGGGGCTGCTCACGCCTGGTGCTGGATGAATGAAGCGTTTCCCAGCTGACGCAGTCCTCGGCCCGTCACACCAGCCCCGGCCTGGGCCGAACATCCTGCCCGCAGACGgtcgctccctgccccacaccaggctgaagccccccttcccccgcactGATTTTCCCTCCGTCCCTGTTTTCCCGTGTGATTTCCTGCCCCCTTGTTCTTTGGCACTCTGGGTGCCGCCCGGCCAGCCCcgacctgccctggccccagctgtCACCCCCCCGTCTAGTCCCCTTTCCCCTTCTCCTGaatgtgcccccccttccccacgcctTCCTCTGGCCCCCCGTCTGTTCCGTCGCCCCCTGCTGGATTTGTGTTCCCGAGCCCCCCCCCGGGTTCCCCAGGCAGTGCAGCgtgtgctgggggtgcaggcgcCGACGGGATCCAGTAGCGGGGGGCTGTACAGCGCCCTGCAtggactcccagctgcagtgctgccTTTTACCaccaggtggggccaggggagctagctgggggggagcaggatgGAGCGGGGCCCctggccccaggcaggggggttaCGTgagccaggggagagacccccaggGGGCTGGTTTCCCTGTACCTAGCTCTGGGCCAGCCCAGGTACCAGcgggctccccagccctgcggttGTGGTGTTAGGTCCAGACCAGGCCTGCTGCCCTGCTGCCGCCCCCAGGCCAGGAGAGGCACCGtcccagccagcagggccccCCAGCTGCCCGCTTCCCTCGTCCCCTCGACGCAGGAGGAAGTGGTGCAGGCAGCTGGACTGGCAGCACAAGGTTTATTGTgtgtccgggggaggggggggcaggggccgtTCCCAGTGCTCTGTGCCCCCAGCCTGCTCTCCCAGAGCCCTCTGAGAGCGATATCTGCTCAGCCCTGCCCGCGGGCCCTGGCCCCGTCGCCCGTCTGCCCCAGgctctgcagcgccccctgctgcgtAGGGCAGATCCATGGGCCGTTCACTTTGGCCTCCGGCATCATCCCGGCCAGGGGAACCTCACCTGTcaccctctgccccattccctgcagtgCCCCCGCCCCATAGGGCCGGGCCTGGCTCTCCTCTctagccccatccctgcccccactggAGCTGGCCCGGCTCagggcaccccccagcccaggcaggacgCGGGGGGGGCACCTTCCAGGAAAACTGCCTTGGGGGGGTGCCCCTGATGGGGCTGATGGGTCGCTCCTCCCCCGTGGGTAGGGTCAGCACTTTAACCTTTGATGGGGGCACAAAGCCCCCAGGACACGGCCCCAGCGCTGGGGCcatgagctctggggtggggcggttCGTGCTGCGGGAAGCGAAGGGCTCATGCAGGGGACGTGCGGGGAAGGGacagggggagcaggcagggcggggccgggccatgcAGCCCCCGGGGTGTGGGCTCCAATCCCTTTGGCTGAGGATGAGTTTGGCGAGGGATGGTGACCCCCTGGGATGTGCCGTCAccgcccagcccctccctctcccccgcacGTCCACCAGTGTCCCCAATGGGCTCATTCACGCGGGGCGGGTGCCTGGACAGCCGAGGCGGATGGTGCCCCAGGGCCCCACCAAGCCGGGTCTCTGGCCCGAagcagctgggaatggggagTGGGAGTCGCTAGCTGGGAGGGGATTGCGGAGGGGGGAGGACATGGCCTGGGGTGGGAGGCACAGCGCCCCGTACAGGGCGGTGCCTGGGGCTTGGCCAGCCACAGCAGGGCCGGGCAGACGCCGTGTGCCGGGGCTTCActccctgcagcaggagcagcggCCGGCAGCCCCCCCGGGGCAGGAtccccccgctgccccctctgcagctccttcagcTCTTGGCTTTATGGGAGGGGGATGCCCCAGGGGGCACTGCCCAGGGCATGGGCTGGGGGCAAGTCCTGGGACAGGCCcattggctctgggctgggctggctacCAAGGGGCCCCATGGGGCTCAGCCCAAGGCGCCctcgccccgctccggcagcaggAGCCCAGCGGACGCGACCCCACAGCCCCTTCCTCCCGGGGGCGCTCAGAAGCGGGTGCTCTGGTACCGCAGCCGGCGGAGCTCGGCGAGGCCTTCGTCCCTGCAGGGACTCCCTGCCAGTCAccggccccccccgcccccgctgctGGTGCTGGCGCTGCTGGTGCTGCCGCTGCTGCATCTGTCCTCGTAGATGGAGATCTCGATCTGGGCCCAGGCTAAGGACAGACAGCAGGACAAGGGGgacgggcaggcagggctgggccagtATCTGCTCCCAGTTCCCAGGGTCAGCCGGGGCCCTCCAGCCctgtgcccgggggggggggggtagctgagTGCCAGGGCAGGGGCCGGTCttgggctcggggcaggggcccgTTTGCTGCAGCCACGTGCACCACTGTCAGAGCATCGCGCTGGGCAGCGGTGCCCGTGCCCATCCCACCAGGCTCACCCATGCCCACCTTCCCTGCACATCCCTGCCCTGTGCCCGCCCGCCCGTCCGTCCCAGGAGGATACGACCCGCATGCCCCGCTCCACGGGGTCGGTGAGCAGCAGGCCCCGTGGCGCATACACCTGCTCGTTCTGCTCCTGGATGTACTTGGAGATCTTCTTCAGCACCTGCGAGGGCAAAGGGGACAGCCCAGTCAGCACCGCGTGCCCAGGCGCACCTGGGGGACTCCCTGGCCCGGGGCACCAGCCTGCATCCTTCCCTGGCAGGGGATCGGGCCCTTTGGCTGTGCTGCCTGTCACTGAGGCTAACCAGCACACCCGTCCCACTGCACCCGCCCCACAGCAACAGCCTCTGGGGGCAGGTCACTGTCCGCTTGGGAAAGGGGGAGATCCTGGGAACAGTGAGGGGGACGACAGGCCCACGTTCACAGtcgggggcagagctgggttagaacccaggagtcctggctcccagtcccaccccaccctctaaccactagagcccactcccctcccagagcggggctagaacccaggagtcctggctcccctcccagccgcctgctcagaggaggggcagtGTCTGAGGGAAAGGGGGGGCTGGTGACCGCCCAGGCAGCAGAGCTAGCTGGAGCAATAGTGAGATGCCGCCCCcagagtgctgggagggggagaagccagGCGGGGGTTCTGCaaagggcagggcagtggggcagTCCCAGGGCTCACACAGGCCCGAGAGCTGGGGTGCCTGCCAGCAACACCCCTCAGCTGGGCCTTTCCCTGTCCGAGAGGATCCCCAGGGCAGAGCTTTGCTGGGCTGAGTTACCGCCCGGTGCCTGCCCAGACCAGTCAccccgagccccactgctctggggctCTGGGGCTGCCGCCTGCGGGGCACAGGGCCGAGCGTGGGGGCAGGGGCCCCTTGTGGGGAGGGCAAGCCGGGCCCAGCAGCAACCTGATGCCTGTGTGATGAGGGGGGCCCTCtgcagccctcagcccccctctcAGAGCCCGAGGGGCCCTCGCTGAGTAACCGCCCTTAGGAGACCCCTGCTCTTTGCCCTGAGGGCGGGGTAAGGGCTGGGGACTGTATCACCGGCTGCCTCGTCCCCCGCTAGTCTCATGCAGCCAGGCCCCAGGAGTGCGCGGCCCAAGGGACACCCCATGCCAGTGGTGACTGGGGCACTCCTCCAGTCaccagggtttttgttttgtgtggacTGGATGGGTCAGGAACCTACCGGGCTATGAAATCGTGTTAATGAGAAGCCAAAGCAATAAACCAATAGTCATAGAGCTACCTTTATCCTAATATTATTGTACCAGATTGTGTCtctatttccttccctttcccgTCAGCTGACTCGATTTCAGTGGATCCGATCCACCCTCTTTTTCCACTCAGGGTTCGCGCAAACCCACACATCTGCTCACACTCATTTCCCCGCACACCCACAGATCCGCTCACACTCacttccccacacacccacagGTCCGCTCACACTCacttccccacacacccacagATCCGCTCACATTCACTTCCCTGCACACCCACAGATCCGTTCACCCACACTGTCCCTCAGGCTTATAAAAGGCACCTACTCCCACTCTCGGGGCTGGGCTGTCGTTCTGATGCTGGGGGAAGAGAGTATTTGAGAGAAGGGGCTGCTGTCCTTGTCTTTTCTCCTTGAGGAGAGAGGCCCTGAGCTAGCGCGTTCGGCTCCGGGCACGGCTCTGCACTGTTTCCTGTGCTTAGTGTCGTCTCGGACCCGGCAGTGAGCTGAGTTGCAATCAGCCACTCACCATGGGTTGGGCTGGGCTGGAGATGGGGGCAACGGGAAGGGAGCTGCAGTGGGCAGTGGGGGCTAGGGAGGAGCAGGATTGGTCAGGCACAGGGAGGagaagggcaaagggagctgcagaAAGGGAAGTAATTTTTAATATTTGTCTCCCACCTGCCGTAGGTAGCAGCAGGGGCTCTCCACGGAGCATTGCTTGTTCAGGAGATGGGGTATTATTCATAGAAACACGTCATcttgtcatagattcatagattctagggctggacgggacctcgagaggtcatcgagtccagtcccctgcccgcatggcaggaccaaatactgtctagaccatccctgatagacatttatctaacctgctcttaaatatctccagagtgCTTATGAATGCTTAGAAACGCCTGTGCACAGGTGtcgcagtgagttccacaagtcAGTGATTCATGATGTTAAAAAATGTCTCCTCTCCGTTTTAGACGTGTTGCTTTTCATTTTGATTGAATGTCACCTTGTTCTTGGACTGAGAGGGTTAAGAGGAGCTCCCGGTTCTGCACTCGCTACTAACTGTACTAATCTGAGCTCACCTGGCAGCTTTCCCACCTAACCCGAGGAAGTCCCAAGGGCCCCCAGACCTCGGCATCACCTCCACATTGGTGCTGCACAGAACAAAATTCATtgcgcacatggatggaaaaattagagggaacattgtgcAGCAGCCCCAGGTTTTACACagggccccactcctggccctgcatgtgggctccctgctcccagccccccgcctggggtcccagccccctgcccggggtcccggctcccagccccatgcctgGGGTCCCGGCGCCCAACCCCAGCagtggcccccttacccctgtctgcccccccccccccggagacacagcctgctcctggccccagctctgagGGGGGCACGGACAGGGGAAGGggactggctttcagcaccccactGTTAAAAGTGTTCCCACGTCACTGCCTGGGCAGGCTCCGGCTGGCTGGCACGGGGGGTACCCGGGGAGAATTTCCCTTCCGAGCTGCCTGgggaccctgccaggaaggagcgagggggtCACTGCAGAGAATACGGCCGTTGCCCCCTGTAGAGCAGGAGGTGggacctgggggaggggcgctgcgGCCTTGTCCCTGCATTTCGACCGGGCCGACTCCGTGGCCGTGGGGGCCCTGGCTGAGCACTCGGCACCCAGCTgctggcccagcccggcccggccctacCTTCTCGTAGTGGGTCTCCATGCAGAGGAAGATGAAGTAGGCCGTGGCACACGCCAGGCACCCCTCCAGGTAGGAGCTGCCCCCGATCTTCTCGGCCTCGGCGTAGAAGCCATTGAGGGTCTTCACTGTCTCCTCAAAGAGCTGCCGCTCGAGCTGGGGCAGAGAAACCCGAGTGAGGGCGCTGGGAGTCACACAGGGTCCCGCCGGCCGGCCCTGGGAgccctgcctgggagcaggggccGGGGCATCGTGAGCATCCCAATGAGCTGCCCCTGAAGGACCCCCGAGCACAGACAGACCAGCTCAGCTGGTAGGAATGAGGGACCCACGGAACAGCCATCACAGTGCCCCATAGAGAGCCCCCCGGGAGGACAGCGCCCCcccatacacatgcacacagacagacacctgggtgggcacctccccacccccgcgaGTTTGCTCACGCACACAGAGCCAGGGCCTATGCACACAGACGTATGGGCACATGCAGGACTTGGCCCGGCGTGAGGCTGGgcagctgccccccagccaggcccagctGCCACCAGCCCAGACCCCATGGTTGTGGGTGCAGCTCTCGGTGGGGGAATGTGCcagagtgggaattttctgtactATTTTGTATGAATgcggtgtgtgcctcagtttcccccatgtgCTGCATGGATagctaggtggtggggaaaggtggGAATGGCTCCtggctggctcaggtttgggaccCAGGTCACTGGGGGGCCCATGAAGACAATGGCCAACCCAACCCCTgggacccctcaccccccaggaaGCCGGCCAGGTGTGACCAGCTggacaaagggctgaggagaggCCAGCTGGGGCTGGCCGGGAATTTGAACACAGAGCGGGAGCCACGGGCGGACACTGCTTGGCTGGGGCTCTGGACTGACCAAGCTAGACCAGGCTGTAACCTCCTGCTCGGGGTGCTACCCAAGGCCTGCCTAGCTGGGGTCCAGCCCCTCCTACCCCCTGCTGTAACCGCGCCGGCTGCGCCCCGGCAGgtgctggaggtggggggcatTGCGCCCCTGGGGGTCCATGTCTCTCTGGTGGACTCGCTGAAGGGAGCTCACGGCGTGAGccaggggtgctgaaggctcGGTCCAAGGGGGGTGGTGAAGCCGAGGGGCTTCCCCAGCGACAGAgcgagccccggggggggggtctggctcCCTGAAGGGGGCCTCCCGGGGGCTGTTGCTGAGCACTGACGCTGGGGGTCCGTGACGGGCGCCATCCGAGGGCTGTGCTGGCATCTGTgctagctgggggcggggggggggggggggggggggaggcccttCCCAGAGCCGCTGGCTGGCCGTGCCCAGGGATCACAAGTCCACAGAGCCTCAGGGCCCCAGGCCGACACCAGgaataactggggggggggggagcggggggggggagctgtggcacagggccagaaagggttaagcaactagtaggctaaatgacccaaattccACCTTTAAAGGCATGTTAGAGAAGGAGGTCAATGGTAATAAGGGGCCAGTCCCTATAACCAGCTAACAAAGGCTGGTAAATAGACTAGAGCTTGGAAACCAAACCTGCATTGTTAGAGAATTAGCCGGGCTACTAATTGTCTGTGTTTACTTCTCCCTTGCTGGATGTTCCCCATGGAAACAGCTGGTTCCTGTCTCTCACTagagctattgattcagagatcaaagggggatattaacatttagatcaAACCTGAATGTAAGGCTaggtcctcactacggggggggggggtcgatttaagatacgcaaattcagctacgcgaatagcgtagctgaattcgacgtatcgcagccgacttaccccgctgtaaggacggtggcaaaatcgacctccgcggcttcccgtcgatggcgcttactcccacctccgctggtggagtaagagcgtcgattcggggatcgattgtcgtgtcccgcGATCCccaagaggtcgatttctacccgccgattcaggcgggtagtgtagacctagcctaagaatgTCATTGTCTCTATTTCGCTTGgaagtttgtagtaaactgtCTCTGAACTGCTGGAATGGTTCATCGCCTTCTGCTAATCAATGCAACTAATGACCTGGGTGTACACAGGAAACAGGGGATTCTACTCCAGAGCCAAGGGGCACCTGCTGCCAGGAGGTGTCAGCCTGCCAGGGACCTCTCGGCCATGGCCTTGTTATCTTCAGGGGAGGCCTGAGGTCCCCAGTTCCAGTCTGGATCGCCCCGAGATTGGACTAGAACTCGTGTCCGGGTGTTTAATGACCTTGAACCAGCACTCTCGCTCTGTTCTTCTTTAATACAGTTTAGTCTCGTTAATAAGCATTGGCTGGCAGCCTGTATTTGGCAGGATCTAAGCTGTCCTTAACCTGGTGCGTGAGGCGTCCGATCCTCTgcgattggtagaactttctatGTGATGAAGAAGATTTTCAGTAACGCTCGTTGCATTTGGTTTGGGTGTCGgggtgggagcccaaggctgggttgctaagggagctggggggtggctctgggtaaccagtgaggtgttACAGAAGCTGGTtggttgctggcttggtgaatccaAGTAgtggaataaccaccagtttggggattgtctgccccgtCCTGTGCACTTTGCCCTAATTGAGCAGCCTCAGCCTGGCGCCCCCGGGACTCCCGTCACAGGGGCCTTCGCCCGAGGCTCTGcctggccctgctctgcccctcctaGCCCCACCACCTGCCAGCGCAGCAGGGCAACGCGTTCCCTACCCGGCTGTCCAGCTCCAGGGGGAACTTGGTCTGGAACTGGCAGAGGGTCCCGTCGCTGTAGTCCCGCTGCACAAAGACCTTGGTGGCCAGCGAGGCGCTTCGCCGCAGCTCCTGCAGGTCATGGGCCTGGGGGGACACGGGCGCGGCAGGTTACCCAGGGgcagggacggggtgggggggctgccgcaGGACtcggggaaagggaagggggatccTGACACTGAGCAGAGCTCAGGAGTGCAGCCCCGGGCTGGGGAGCAAAGACCAGGTGACACACAcattcccatcccccaccccctgtcccccctCCGCGCACACCCtatcccacctcccaccccctgcaccccctccacgcacaccctgtcccatcccccacccctgtccccccCTCCGCGCGCACCCtatcccacctcccaccccctgcaccccctccacgcacaccctgtcccatcccccaccccctgcaccccctccgcGCGCACCCtgtcccacctcccaccccctgcaccccctccgcGCGcaccctgtcccatcccccaccccctgcaccccctccgcGCGCACCttgtcccatcccccaccccctccgcgcgcaccctgtcccatcccccacctcctgcaccccctccgcGCGcaccctgtcccatcccccaccccctgcaccccctccgcGCGcaccctgtcccatcccccaccccctgcaccccctccgcGCGCACCCtatcccacctcccaccccctgcaccccctccgcGCGcaccctgtcccatcccccaccccctgcactccctccgTGTGcaccctgtcccatcccccaccccctgcaccccctctgcACACACCctatcccatcccccaccccctgcaccccctccgtGCAcaccctgtcccatcccccacctcctgcaccccctctgcGCGCACCCTGTCCCATCCCccgccctctgcaccccctccgtGTGCACCCtgtcccacctcccaccccctgcaccccctccgtGCGCACCCtgtcccacctcccaccccctgtaccCCCTCCGCGCAcaccctgtcccatcccccaccccctgcaccccctctgcGCGCACCCtgtcccacctcccaccccctgcaccccctccgcGCGcaccctgtcccatcccccacctcttGCACCTCCTCCGCACAcaccctgtcccatcccccaccccctgcaccccctccgcGTGcaccctgtcccatcccccacctcctgcacctcCTCCGCACAcaccctgtcccatcccccaccccctgcaccccctccgcACACCCACCGCAGCCGCCCCTGGCCAGTTCAGTGCTCAAGGGTCCCTGTTCCTGGACAGAGTCCCTGTTCCCCAGTGTGCTGTGTTAATGGGCGTCCCCAGGCAGTGCCAGCGCCATTCCAGCACAGCACTGCGGGGTTAGATTAACAGTGAAACTACTGCAGCGGTGGTGACCAGCCGATAA from Emys orbicularis isolate rEmyOrb1 chromosome 7, rEmyOrb1.hap1, whole genome shotgun sequence encodes:
- the GOLGA7B gene encoding golgin subfamily A member 7B, whose protein sequence is MVTWAHDLQELRRSASLATKVFVQRDYSDGTLCQFQTKFPLELDSRLERQLFEETVKTLNGFYAEAEKIGGSSYLEGCLACATAYFIFLCMETHYEKVLKKISKYIQEQNEQVYAPRGLLLTDPVERGMRVIEISIYEDRCSSGSTSSASTSSGGGGGR